One Mycobacterium sp. SMC-4 DNA window includes the following coding sequences:
- a CDS encoding YchJ family protein, protein MRSDQLCPCGSTAEYGSCCRPLHLGERQAETAEALMRSRYSAYVLGEATYVWRTWHPRTRPAHVDEDLSVTWMRLEIVDVAAGGVDDDSGEVEFRAHHRRGVLHERSRFARRARRWFYVDGDLFD, encoded by the coding sequence GTGCGCTCCGATCAGCTGTGCCCATGCGGCAGCACCGCCGAGTACGGCAGCTGCTGCCGGCCGTTGCACCTCGGCGAACGGCAGGCCGAGACCGCCGAAGCGCTGATGCGGTCGCGATACAGCGCTTACGTACTCGGCGAGGCCACCTACGTGTGGCGGACCTGGCATCCGCGGACCCGACCGGCCCATGTCGACGAGGACTTGTCGGTGACATGGATGCGCTTGGAGATCGTCGACGTCGCGGCCGGCGGAGTCGACGACGACAGCGGCGAGGTCGAGTTCCGCGCACACCATCGACGCGGGGTGCTGCACGAGCGTTCCCGCTTTGCCCGCCGTGCGCGCCGCTGGTTCTACGTCGACGGGGACCTGTTCGACTGA
- a CDS encoding hydrogenase maturation nickel metallochaperone HypA codes for MHELSLCHAIAGVVRTHADGRPVEVVRVRVGALRQVVAESLTFCWTIAAEHEGLGSAVLEVEQVTAAVCCRACGLESDITSRWSLRCPACDSVDVTVVRGEEFLVTSIDVATEPAEARHG; via the coding sequence GTGCACGAGTTGTCGTTGTGCCACGCCATCGCCGGCGTGGTGCGTACCCACGCCGACGGCCGGCCGGTTGAGGTGGTGCGGGTACGCGTCGGCGCGCTGCGGCAGGTGGTCGCCGAATCGTTGACGTTCTGTTGGACCATCGCGGCCGAACACGAAGGCCTCGGCAGCGCGGTGTTGGAGGTCGAGCAGGTGACCGCCGCCGTGTGCTGCCGCGCCTGCGGTCTGGAGTCGGACATCACCTCACGGTGGTCGCTACGCTGCCCGGCCTGCGACAGTGTCGATGTCACAGTGGTGCGCGGTGAGGAATTTCTGGTGACGTCGATCGACGTCGCGACCGAGCCGGCCGAGGCCCGCCATGGGTAG
- the ald gene encoding alanine dehydrogenase: MRVGIPTEIKNNEYRVAITPAGVAELVHRGHEVLIESGAGEGSAITDADFKGAGAHLVGTADEVWAEADLLLKVKEPIEPEYSRLRSGQTLFTYLHLAASTACTKALLASGTTSIAYETVQTTNSDGSVALPLLAPMSEVAGRLSAQVGAYHLMRTQGGRGVLMGGVPGVAPAKVVVVGGGMAGDNAAAVAWGMGAHVTVFDLNINTLRKIDAEYGGAIETRYSSRLDLETAVKDADLVIGAVLVPGAKAPKLVTNATVAEMKSGAVLVDIAIDQGGCFEDSRPTTHDDPTFAVHDTVFYCVANMPGAVPRTSTYALTNATMPYVLKLADHGWKAACRADSALAKGLSTHQGALLSEQVATDLALPFTNPADVLA, from the coding sequence ATGCGTGTCGGTATCCCGACCGAGATCAAAAACAACGAGTACCGGGTCGCGATCACGCCCGCCGGCGTGGCGGAGCTGGTGCACCGGGGCCACGAGGTACTCATCGAATCCGGCGCCGGTGAAGGTTCGGCGATCACCGACGCCGACTTCAAAGGCGCAGGCGCACACCTTGTCGGTACCGCCGACGAGGTCTGGGCCGAGGCCGACCTGCTGCTGAAGGTCAAGGAACCGATCGAGCCCGAGTACTCGCGGCTGCGCTCGGGGCAGACACTGTTCACCTACCTGCATCTGGCCGCGTCCACGGCGTGCACCAAGGCGCTGCTGGCATCGGGCACCACCTCGATTGCCTACGAGACGGTGCAGACCACCAACTCGGATGGATCCGTCGCGCTACCTCTTCTTGCACCGATGAGTGAGGTCGCGGGCCGGCTTTCGGCCCAGGTCGGCGCCTACCATCTGATGCGCACCCAGGGCGGGCGTGGGGTTCTGATGGGCGGCGTCCCTGGTGTGGCGCCCGCCAAGGTCGTGGTCGTCGGCGGCGGAATGGCCGGTGACAACGCCGCTGCCGTGGCCTGGGGCATGGGTGCACACGTCACGGTGTTCGACCTGAACATCAACACGCTACGCAAGATCGACGCGGAGTACGGCGGCGCCATCGAGACACGGTACTCGTCGCGGCTGGATCTGGAGACCGCGGTCAAGGACGCCGACCTGGTCATCGGCGCGGTCCTGGTGCCGGGCGCGAAAGCTCCCAAGCTGGTCACCAATGCGACTGTGGCGGAGATGAAGTCTGGCGCCGTCCTGGTCGACATCGCGATCGATCAGGGTGGCTGCTTCGAGGACTCCCGGCCCACCACCCACGACGATCCGACCTTCGCGGTGCACGACACCGTCTTCTACTGCGTGGCGAACATGCCGGGCGCGGTTCCGCGGACCTCCACGTACGCACTCACCAATGCCACCATGCCCTACGTACTCAAGCTCGCCGACCACGGCTGGAAAGCGGCGTGCCGCGCGGATTCCGCACTGGCCAAAGGCCTTTCGACGCATCAGGGCGCGCTGTTGTCCGAGCAGGTGGCAACCGACCTCGCTCTGCCGTTCACCAACCCCGCCGACGTGCTGGCCTGA
- a CDS encoding DUF4334 domain-containing protein, which yields MRSLTDLLPDAPTTTDEALALFDSLPAVDADTMIGTWHGAEVPTGHRLDGLLAASGWWGKQFRTSEYVHPLLFCTADGRALWPLNPALAFAGLGPVTRLPLLKRVRYASTITTLRPALRARGPKARLRTTRYRGVDSATMIYDQLPILDVFRRISEDTVLGTIDLRGVSSPYFFALQRDDSLPVI from the coding sequence ATGCGCTCCCTGACCGATCTGCTCCCCGACGCGCCGACGACCACAGACGAAGCCCTCGCACTGTTCGACTCGTTGCCTGCCGTCGACGCCGACACAATGATCGGCACCTGGCACGGCGCCGAGGTGCCCACCGGGCATCGCCTCGACGGGCTCCTGGCGGCCAGTGGCTGGTGGGGCAAGCAGTTCCGCACCAGCGAGTACGTTCATCCGCTGCTGTTCTGCACTGCCGACGGCCGTGCGCTATGGCCGCTGAACCCGGCACTGGCCTTCGCCGGTCTCGGGCCGGTGACGCGGCTGCCCCTGCTCAAGCGGGTCCGCTACGCCTCTACCATCACCACGCTGCGCCCCGCATTGCGGGCCCGCGGACCCAAGGCCCGGTTGCGCACCACCCGCTATCGCGGCGTGGACTCCGCGACCATGATCTACGACCAGCTGCCGATCCTCGACGTGTTCCGCCGTATCAGTGAGGACACCGTGCTCGGCACCATTGACCTGCGCGGTGTCAGCTCACCGTACTTCTTTGCCCTGCAACGGGATGACTCACTGCCGGTGATCTAG
- the hypF gene encoding carbamoyltransferase HypF — MTGDTARVRLSVTGVVQGVGFRPTVARIAAEHRLSGFVRNDAGSVQCELEGPGIRVEAAVSALRDAPPPLARIDSFVVTSRPVLGDRTFSILNSAAHGDDGHRTLVAPDIATCPDCLREMFSPHDRRYRHPFITCTNCGPRYTVITDLPYDRPATTMAKYDMCSACAAEYADPTDRRYHAQTIACPECGPQLAWTGPTDGGCALESAAAALRDGLIVAIKGIGGYHLACRADDDAALLRLRQRKNRPAKPFALMVADVEHARSICEVDDAAARSLRSPAAPIVLLAGHGGAVSDAVAPGLGELGVMLAYSPVHHLLFADLDVPALVMTSANQGGSPIVYRDEDLEWIDGLADAVLGHDRPIHVPCEDSVVGIDADGNESPLRRSRGYAPLPVPLDAGAGEPPVILATGGDLKTTFALTGRHGWAHLSSHLGDMADPRTQDCFAAAVQHLAFLTGSTPDVVAHDAHPHYATTRWAQRRGGTLLAVQHHHAHAMSLLAEHRRLGDPMIAVTYDGTGFGTDGTIWGGELLAITGPAQFTRVGHLAPFAMPGGEGAVRQPARIAVDLLWRAGIELADDLPAVAAIGPAGMRVVTQQLPRGIGCVPTTSMGRLFDAVSSLLGVCQQVSYEGQAAVELEHLARTGNECSPTDFDVTSGVLDPAPVLRTLVDGMRSGVCRADLALLFHDAVVRATVWAAAQAASAAGMRTVGLTGGVFANRRLLDGIAGGLRARGLEVLTHRVVPCNDGGLALGQAAVAAATIASARRAAARERSDPCASGFPAR; from the coding sequence GTGACGGGGGACACCGCCCGGGTACGGCTGAGCGTCACCGGCGTGGTCCAGGGCGTGGGGTTCCGTCCCACGGTGGCCAGGATCGCCGCCGAGCACCGGTTGAGCGGATTCGTGCGCAACGACGCCGGTTCGGTGCAGTGCGAACTGGAGGGGCCGGGCATACGGGTCGAGGCGGCGGTGTCGGCGCTGCGCGACGCGCCGCCGCCGTTGGCGCGAATCGACTCGTTCGTCGTCACATCCCGTCCGGTGCTGGGCGACCGCACATTCAGCATCCTGAACAGCGCTGCCCACGGCGACGACGGCCATCGGACGCTGGTCGCGCCCGACATCGCGACGTGCCCGGATTGTCTGCGCGAGATGTTCAGCCCGCACGACCGGCGCTATCGGCACCCGTTCATCACCTGCACCAATTGCGGGCCGCGCTACACGGTGATCACCGATCTGCCCTACGACCGTCCGGCCACCACGATGGCCAAGTACGACATGTGCTCGGCCTGTGCCGCCGAGTACGCCGACCCGACCGATCGGCGCTATCACGCCCAGACCATCGCCTGCCCCGAGTGCGGTCCGCAGCTGGCGTGGACGGGACCGACCGACGGCGGTTGCGCACTGGAGTCTGCCGCCGCCGCACTGCGGGACGGTCTGATCGTCGCAATCAAAGGCATCGGCGGCTACCACCTTGCCTGCCGCGCGGACGACGATGCCGCGCTGCTGCGTCTGCGTCAGCGAAAAAATCGGCCCGCCAAGCCATTCGCGCTCATGGTCGCCGACGTCGAGCATGCGCGCAGCATCTGCGAGGTTGACGACGCGGCGGCGCGCTCGTTGCGCTCGCCGGCCGCGCCGATCGTGTTGCTGGCCGGGCATGGCGGCGCGGTGAGCGACGCTGTGGCGCCGGGTCTGGGCGAGCTCGGCGTGATGCTGGCCTACTCGCCGGTCCATCACCTGCTGTTCGCCGATCTCGACGTACCCGCGCTGGTGATGACCTCGGCCAACCAGGGTGGCTCACCGATCGTCTACCGCGACGAGGACCTCGAGTGGATCGACGGTCTGGCCGACGCGGTGCTGGGCCACGACCGCCCGATCCACGTGCCCTGTGAAGATTCCGTCGTGGGCATCGACGCCGACGGGAACGAATCGCCCTTGCGCAGATCCCGAGGGTACGCGCCGCTGCCGGTGCCACTGGACGCCGGCGCCGGTGAACCGCCGGTCATCCTGGCAACCGGTGGGGACCTCAAGACCACATTCGCCCTGACCGGCAGGCACGGGTGGGCGCACCTGTCCTCGCACCTGGGAGACATGGCCGACCCCAGGACCCAGGACTGCTTCGCCGCGGCGGTGCAGCACCTGGCATTCCTGACCGGCAGCACCCCCGATGTGGTCGCCCACGATGCGCACCCGCACTACGCCACCACCCGCTGGGCGCAGCGGCGCGGCGGCACGCTGCTGGCCGTGCAACACCACCATGCGCATGCGATGTCGTTGCTGGCCGAGCATCGGCGGCTGGGCGACCCGATGATCGCGGTCACCTACGACGGCACCGGTTTCGGCACCGATGGCACGATCTGGGGTGGCGAACTACTCGCCATCACCGGACCGGCCCAATTCACCCGGGTGGGGCATCTGGCGCCGTTCGCAATGCCGGGCGGCGAGGGGGCCGTCCGGCAACCGGCGCGCATCGCGGTGGACCTGTTGTGGCGCGCCGGGATCGAACTGGCCGATGACCTGCCTGCGGTGGCCGCGATCGGACCGGCCGGCATGCGCGTGGTCACCCAACAGCTGCCACGCGGCATCGGGTGCGTACCCACCACCAGCATGGGCCGGCTCTTCGATGCGGTGTCCAGCCTGCTGGGGGTGTGCCAGCAGGTCAGCTACGAAGGGCAGGCGGCCGTCGAGCTCGAACATCTGGCGCGCACCGGCAATGAATGCAGCCCAACAGATTTCGATGTCACATCTGGTGTTCTCGATCCCGCGCCGGTGCTGCGCACACTGGTCGACGGTATGCGTTCGGGCGTATGCCGTGCCGATCTGGCTCTGCTGTTCCACGATGCGGTGGTGCGGGCGACGGTCTGGGCCGCAGCCCAGGCCGCGTCGGCTGCGGGGATGCGCACTGTCGGGTTGACCGGCGGAGTGTTCGCCAACCGCCGGCTACTGGACGGGATTGCGGGCGGGTTGCGCGCCCGCGGACTGGAGGTTCTCACCCACCGGGTGGTGCCGTGCAATGACGGCGGCTTGGCGTTGGGACAGGCCGCAGTGGCCGCAGCAACCATAGCGTCGGCGCGCCGGGCCGCAGCTCGGGAAAGGAGTGACCCATGTGCCTCGGGATTCCCGGCAAGGTGA
- the bla gene encoding class A beta-lactamase has protein sequence MPRISRRQAVVGGLSLAAFTAFTACAQPRAYSDPGGWARLDELQRRDNVLIGVYAVDLDTGRTVAFGADRMLAMCSTFKGYAAAAVLARARRGDLTLQDPVVIEAGDIQPHSPLTEPRVGTTMTLAELCVAAVQQSDNTAANLLLHALGGPPAITEFARSIGDDRSRLDRWETELNSAIPGDPRDTTTPQAIGTGYRNLLAGDALEPADRDLLDQWLRGNETSSMRAGLPAGWTTADKTGSGDYGTANDVGIAYGPEGRRLLLSLMVRSAGDDPDAPSSRPLIGELTALLVSELDHRQ, from the coding sequence ATGCCCCGAATCTCTCGTAGACAGGCCGTCGTCGGCGGGTTGTCGCTGGCCGCGTTCACCGCATTCACCGCATGCGCGCAGCCGCGGGCATACTCCGATCCCGGCGGCTGGGCGCGATTGGACGAATTGCAGCGTCGTGACAACGTGCTGATCGGGGTGTACGCCGTCGATCTCGATACCGGACGGACTGTCGCGTTCGGTGCGGACCGGATGCTGGCGATGTGCTCGACGTTCAAGGGGTACGCCGCGGCGGCAGTGTTGGCTCGCGCGCGACGCGGAGATCTGACGCTGCAGGATCCGGTGGTCATCGAAGCCGGTGACATCCAACCTCATTCGCCGCTGACCGAGCCACGCGTGGGCACCACGATGACCCTCGCGGAGCTGTGCGTGGCCGCGGTGCAACAGAGCGACAACACCGCCGCAAATCTGCTGCTGCACGCCCTGGGCGGTCCGCCCGCGATCACCGAGTTCGCCCGCAGCATCGGAGACGACCGGAGTCGGCTGGACCGCTGGGAGACCGAACTGAACTCGGCCATCCCCGGCGATCCGCGCGACACCACCACACCGCAGGCGATCGGCACCGGGTACCGCAATCTGCTTGCCGGGGACGCGCTGGAGCCGGCCGACCGTGACCTGCTCGACCAGTGGTTGCGGGGGAACGAAACGTCCAGCATGCGCGCCGGTCTGCCGGCCGGTTGGACGACGGCGGACAAAACCGGCAGCGGCGACTACGGCACCGCCAACGATGTCGGTATCGCCTATGGGCCGGAAGGCCGGCGGCTGCTGCTGTCGCTGATGGTGCGCTCGGCCGGTGACGATCCCGACGCGCCGTCCTCGCGGCCGTTGATCGGTGAGCTGACTGCGCTGCTGGTGTCCGAGCTAGATCACCGGCAGTGA
- the hypB gene encoding hydrogenase nickel incorporation protein HypB — translation MGRFHRHDDGTVHSHQHDHAHDHGDHSGYQTATERVDVLEAIFSENDARAAANREAFARNEIRALNMMSSPGSGKTAVLAATLDELAGDFAVGVIEGDIATDLDAARLSGRGAQISLLNTDNGFGGECHLDAVMVGRALAGLELPDLDLVIIENVGNLVCPAEFDVGEHAKVMVYSLTEGEDKPLKYPVMFRAVDVVLLNKIDLAPHLDADVATYTDRIRQVNPTAVVLPVSAKTGEGMADWFAWLRTFATG, via the coding sequence ATGGGTAGATTCCACCGCCACGACGACGGGACCGTGCACAGCCACCAACACGATCACGCCCACGATCACGGGGATCATAGTGGCTACCAGACCGCCACCGAGCGCGTCGACGTGCTCGAGGCGATCTTCTCCGAAAACGACGCCCGCGCCGCGGCCAACCGGGAGGCGTTCGCCCGCAACGAGATCCGGGCGCTGAACATGATGAGCTCACCCGGCTCGGGCAAGACCGCGGTGCTTGCCGCCACGCTGGACGAACTGGCCGGCGACTTTGCGGTCGGGGTGATCGAGGGCGACATCGCCACCGACCTCGACGCCGCGCGATTGAGCGGGCGCGGGGCCCAGATCTCTCTGCTGAACACCGACAACGGTTTCGGCGGTGAATGCCACCTCGACGCTGTGATGGTCGGACGGGCGCTGGCCGGGCTGGAGTTGCCCGACCTGGACCTGGTGATCATCGAGAATGTCGGAAACCTGGTGTGCCCAGCGGAATTCGACGTGGGCGAGCACGCCAAGGTCATGGTGTACTCACTCACCGAGGGCGAGGACAAGCCGTTGAAGTATCCGGTGATGTTCCGCGCCGTCGACGTGGTGCTGCTCAACAAGATCGACCTCGCCCCACACCTGGACGCCGATGTCGCGACGTACACCGATCGGATCCGGCAGGTCAACCCGACCGCAGTGGTGCTGCCGGTCAGCGCCAAGACCGGCGAGGGGATGGCCGACTGGTTCGCCTGGTTGCGCACCTTCGCCACCGGTTGA
- a CDS encoding pitrilysin family protein produces MPRPPTASSPSLRRSRRSDAADQTGLRRTVLPGGLRVVTEHVPSVHSASVGVWVGVGSRDEGRSVAGAAHFLEHLLFKATPTRTAVQIAQAVDAVGGELNAFTSREHTCYYAHVLDSDLALGVDLVADVVLRGRCLADDVEIERDVVLEEIAMRDDDPEDTLGDVFLSAMFGAHPVGRPVIGSVESISEMTRGQLHSFHVRRYTPDRMVVAVAGNIDHDEVVGLVREHFGPHLVRGRSPVPPRRGAGRVLGRPTLHLVRRDAEQTHLSMGVRTPGRHWEHRWALSVLNAALGGGLSSRLFQQIRETRGLAYSVYSTVDTFADSGALSIYAGSLPERFDEVVRVTTDVLADVARDGITAEECRIAKGSLRGGLVLGLEDSASRMHRIGRSELNHAEHRTIADTLSRIDAVTLDEVNAVARQLLTRPFGAAVLGPVRSRRALPRPLQRIPG; encoded by the coding sequence ATGCCGCGACCGCCAACAGCTAGTTCGCCGTCGCTGCGCCGGTCACGGCGCAGCGACGCGGCCGACCAGACGGGGTTGCGTCGCACGGTACTGCCCGGTGGCCTGCGCGTGGTCACTGAGCATGTGCCGTCGGTGCATTCGGCCTCGGTCGGGGTGTGGGTCGGCGTCGGTTCACGCGACGAAGGTCGCAGCGTGGCCGGCGCCGCACACTTCCTCGAACACCTGTTGTTCAAGGCGACGCCAACCCGCACCGCAGTCCAGATCGCCCAGGCTGTGGACGCCGTCGGTGGTGAGCTCAATGCGTTCACCTCCCGTGAGCACACCTGCTACTACGCCCACGTGCTCGACTCCGACCTCGCCCTCGGCGTGGACCTGGTCGCCGACGTCGTCCTGCGTGGACGGTGCTTGGCCGACGACGTCGAGATCGAGCGCGATGTCGTGCTCGAGGAGATCGCCATGCGCGATGACGACCCCGAGGACACCCTCGGCGACGTGTTCCTGTCGGCGATGTTCGGTGCGCACCCGGTAGGTCGGCCGGTGATCGGCAGCGTCGAGTCGATCTCGGAAATGACACGCGGTCAACTGCATTCATTCCATGTGCGCCGCTACACCCCGGACCGGATGGTGGTGGCAGTAGCCGGCAACATCGACCACGACGAGGTGGTCGGCCTGGTCCGGGAGCACTTCGGTCCGCACCTGGTGCGTGGCCGCTCGCCGGTGCCACCGCGCCGTGGCGCCGGACGGGTGCTCGGCCGGCCGACGCTGCACCTGGTCCGCCGGGACGCCGAACAGACCCATCTGTCGATGGGGGTGCGCACCCCGGGCCGGCACTGGGAGCACCGGTGGGCGCTGTCGGTCCTCAACGCCGCCCTCGGTGGCGGGCTGAGTTCTCGTCTGTTCCAACAGATCCGGGAAACCCGGGGGCTGGCGTACTCGGTGTACTCGACGGTGGACACGTTCGCTGACAGTGGCGCGCTGTCGATCTACGCCGGAAGCCTTCCCGAACGATTCGACGAAGTCGTCCGGGTCACCACCGATGTGCTCGCCGACGTCGCCCGCGACGGCATCACCGCCGAGGAGTGCCGGATTGCCAAGGGTTCGCTGCGCGGCGGCCTGGTGCTCGGGCTGGAAGACTCCGCGTCCCGGATGCACCGGATCGGCCGCAGTGAACTCAACCACGCTGAGCACCGCACCATCGCCGACACCCTGTCGCGCATCGACGCGGTCACTCTCGACGAGGTCAACGCCGTCGCACGGCAGTTGCTGACCCGGCCGTTCGGTGCTGCGGTGCTGGGTCCGGTGCGCTCGCGGCGTGCGTTGCCGCGGCCGTTGCAGAGGATCCCCGGCTGA
- a CDS encoding Lrp/AsnC family transcriptional regulator, producing the protein MTEQSSNNVDRRRALSNDVRSAIDDVDRRILTALHADARLPNSTLADLVGIAPSTCHGRVRRLQELGVIRGFYADIDPAALGLTLQAMISVSLQANARGRISSFIGQIRRKPQVMDVYFLAGADDFLLHVAARDTDDLRSFVVENLNADADVAGTQTSLIFEHLRGASPL; encoded by the coding sequence ATGACGGAACAATCATCGAACAATGTCGACCGGCGACGTGCTCTGTCGAACGATGTTCGGAGCGCCATCGACGACGTGGACCGCCGCATCCTGACCGCGTTGCATGCAGACGCCCGATTGCCCAACAGCACTCTGGCCGACCTGGTCGGGATCGCCCCGTCGACGTGCCACGGTCGGGTGCGTCGGCTGCAGGAGCTCGGGGTGATCCGGGGGTTCTACGCCGACATCGACCCGGCCGCCCTCGGGCTGACGCTGCAGGCGATGATCTCGGTCAGTCTGCAGGCCAACGCTCGCGGGCGGATCAGCAGCTTCATCGGACAGATCCGGCGCAAACCGCAGGTCATGGACGTCTACTTTCTGGCCGGCGCCGACGACTTCCTGTTGCACGTGGCCGCCCGCGACACCGACGATCTGCGCTCCTTCGTGGTGGAGAACCTCAATGCCGACGCCGACGTGGCAGGCACCCAGACCTCGTTGATCTTCGAGCACCTGCGCGGCGCCTCGCCGCTGTGA
- a CDS encoding polyribonucleotide nucleotidyltransferase, which translates to MSVVEIEDGVYEATAVIDNGSFGTRTIRFETGRLAQQAAGAVVAYLDDETMLLSATTASKAPKEHFDFFPLTIDVEERMYAAGRIPGSFFRREGRPSTDAILTCRLIDRPLRPSFVNGLRNEIQVVVTVLSLDPKDLYDVLAINAASASTQISGLPFSGPVGGVRVALIDGTWVAFPTVEQLERAVFDMVVAGRKVADDVAIMMVEAEATENVVELVAGGAAAPTETVVAEGLEAAKPFIAVLCDAQAALAGAAGKDTVEYPVFPEYGEDVYYSVASVATDALSEALSIAGKNERNDRTDEIKVEVLGRLAEQYAGREKEIGAAFRSLTKKLVRQRILTDHFRIDGRGVTDIRALSAEVAVIPRAHGSALFERGETQIMGVTTLDMVKMAQQIDSLGPETSKRYMHHYNFPPYSTGETGRVGSPKRREIGHGALAERALMPVLPSIEEFPYAIRQVSEALGSNGSTSMGSVCASTLSLLNAGVPLKAPVAGIAMGLVSDDIEVEGKTERRFVTLTDILGAEDAFGDMDFKCAGTKEFVTALQLDTKLDGIPSQVLAGALAQAKDARVTILEVMAEAIDGPDEMSPYAPRITTIKVPVDKIGEVIGPKGKMINSITEETGAQISIEDDGTVFVGAADGLSAQAAIDKINAIANPQLPKIGERFLGTVVKTTDFGAFVSLLPGRDGLVHISKLGRGKRINKVEDVAKVGDKLRVEIADIDNRGKISLVLVAEDDAAAATEDDAAAPTDAATANS; encoded by the coding sequence ATGTCTGTCGTTGAAATAGAAGACGGTGTGTACGAAGCCACCGCCGTGATCGACAACGGGAGCTTCGGCACCCGCACCATCCGTTTCGAGACCGGCCGGCTGGCCCAGCAGGCCGCCGGCGCCGTCGTCGCCTATCTCGACGACGAGACCATGCTGCTGAGCGCCACCACTGCCAGCAAAGCCCCCAAGGAGCATTTCGACTTCTTCCCGCTGACCATCGATGTCGAAGAGCGGATGTATGCCGCGGGCCGTATTCCCGGCTCGTTCTTCCGGCGTGAGGGCCGCCCGTCCACCGACGCGATCCTGACCTGCCGGCTGATCGACCGCCCGCTGCGCCCGTCGTTCGTCAACGGTCTGCGCAACGAGATCCAGGTCGTCGTCACGGTGCTGAGCCTGGACCCCAAGGACCTCTACGACGTTCTCGCCATCAACGCGGCCTCGGCGTCCACACAGATCTCCGGCCTGCCGTTCTCCGGCCCCGTGGGTGGGGTGCGGGTGGCGCTCATCGACGGCACCTGGGTGGCATTCCCGACCGTCGAACAACTCGAGCGCGCGGTCTTCGACATGGTGGTGGCCGGCCGAAAGGTCGCCGATGACGTCGCGATCATGATGGTCGAGGCCGAGGCCACCGAGAACGTCGTGGAGCTGGTCGCCGGCGGCGCAGCCGCTCCGACCGAGACCGTGGTGGCCGAGGGCCTGGAGGCAGCCAAGCCGTTCATTGCGGTGCTGTGCGACGCGCAGGCGGCCCTGGCCGGAGCCGCCGGTAAAGACACTGTCGAGTACCCGGTGTTCCCGGAGTACGGCGAGGACGTCTACTACTCGGTGGCCTCGGTGGCCACCGACGCACTGTCGGAGGCGCTGAGCATCGCGGGCAAGAACGAGCGCAACGACCGTACCGACGAGATCAAGGTCGAGGTGCTCGGACGGCTGGCCGAGCAGTACGCCGGCCGGGAGAAGGAGATCGGTGCGGCGTTCCGCTCGTTGACCAAAAAGCTTGTGCGTCAACGTATCCTGACCGATCATTTCCGCATCGACGGTCGCGGCGTCACCGACATCCGGGCATTGTCGGCCGAGGTCGCGGTCATTCCGCGGGCGCACGGCAGCGCGCTGTTCGAGCGCGGCGAGACCCAGATCATGGGTGTCACCACGCTGGACATGGTCAAGATGGCCCAGCAGATCGACTCGCTGGGACCCGAGACCAGCAAGCGCTACATGCACCACTACAACTTCCCGCCGTACTCGACCGGGGAAACCGGTCGCGTCGGCTCGCCGAAGCGCCGCGAGATCGGCCACGGTGCGCTGGCCGAGCGGGCACTGATGCCGGTGCTGCCCAGCATCGAGGAATTCCCGTACGCGATCCGTCAGGTCTCGGAGGCGTTGGGCTCCAACGGCTCGACCTCGATGGGTTCGGTGTGCGCCTCGACGCTGTCGCTGCTCAACGCCGGTGTGCCGCTCAAGGCGCCGGTTGCCGGCATCGCGATGGGCCTGGTGTCCGACGACATTGAAGTTGAGGGTAAGACCGAGCGACGCTTCGTGACCCTGACCGACATCCTCGGCGCCGAGGATGCGTTCGGCGACATGGACTTCAAGTGCGCGGGCACCAAGGAGTTCGTCACCGCGCTGCAGCTCGACACCAAGCTCGACGGCATCCCATCCCAGGTGCTGGCCGGGGCACTGGCCCAGGCCAAGGACGCCCGAGTCACCATCCTGGAGGTGATGGCCGAGGCGATCGACGGACCCGACGAGATGAGCCCGTATGCGCCGCGCATCACCACGATCAAGGTGCCGGTCGACAAGATCGGCGAGGTGATCGGGCCCAAGGGCAAGATGATCAACTCGATCACCGAGGAGACCGGCGCGCAGATCTCCATCGAGGACGACGGCACGGTGTTCGTCGGTGCTGCCGACGGGCTTTCGGCCCAAGCCGCGATCGACAAGATCAACGCGATCGCCAACCCGCAGCTGCCCAAGATCGGTGAGCGGTTCCTCGGCACGGTGGTGAAAACCACTGATTTCGGAGCCTTCGTGTCGCTGCTGCCCGGCCGCGACGGCCTGGTGCACATCTCCAAGCTGGGCCGGGGCAAGCGCATCAACAAGGTCGAGGATGTCGCCAAGGTCGGTGACAAGCTGCGTGTCGAGATCGCCGACATCGACAACCGCGGCAAGATCTCGCTGGTCCTGGTGGCCGAGGATGATGCCGCCGCAGCCACGGAGGATGACGCAGCAGCACCCACTGATGCCGCGACCGCCAACAGCTAG